One genomic segment of Candidatus Saccharimonas sp. includes these proteins:
- a CDS encoding ABC transporter ATP-binding protein/permease: MLKFIFKFAKKYWLSLTLMLIFTVLSAKINLDLPQYTAKIITEGVAMKNMEAIYSNGFHMIGLSLLSGVLMLAGIFFASRSVGAMARDIRHATFEKIENFSMNEFGKFSVSSLTTRITNDARQFQQTFTMIMRMGIYAPIVGVGAIINTLAISGSMSWIMVVTIFSIITLTTIIGIFAVPKLKIFQTKLDKLNMQTRQTITGLRVIRAYRKEKVEEEKFDEINNEMLKMNIFFERIFGLISPYMTMVSGLGLVAIAWIGSYFVKSGEISIGDVTSLTQYLAQVTFAFVMLSMIFISIPRMNVAIKRLGEILDEEISVKDKTKTQKMPKTFDLTFENVSFVYPDSEEAVLENINFSVKQGETIAVIGGTGSGKSTIAKLIPRFYDVSKGEIKLGGVDIRDLKQSELHDLIGYVPQKANLFSGNIRENINYSSSKNLSDEEIIEALKIAQAWDFVQKLPEDLNEKVSQGGKNFSGGQKQRLSIARAIASKAPILIFDDSFSALDYKTDAKLRAELAIKTKSQTKFIVAQRVTSIMQADKIIVLDGGKIVGIGIHGELLKNNEIYREIASSQLSDEEIETQIKDFEKQKTISKTQKNTKKAVSVSKKIAKKSLKKVISKKSKKGEK; encoded by the coding sequence ATGCTAAAATTTATTTTTAAATTTGCTAAAAAATATTGGCTAAGTTTAACTCTTATGCTTATTTTTACGGTTCTTTCGGCAAAAATTAATCTTGATTTGCCACAATATACCGCAAAAATTATTACTGAAGGTGTGGCCATGAAAAACATGGAAGCTATTTATTCGAACGGCTTTCATATGATTGGGCTTTCTCTTTTGAGTGGCGTTTTAATGCTGGCAGGAATTTTCTTCGCGAGCCGTTCAGTTGGGGCGATGGCGCGAGATATTCGCCATGCAACTTTCGAAAAAATTGAAAACTTTTCGATGAACGAGTTTGGCAAATTCTCGGTTTCGAGCCTTACAACACGAATTACGAACGACGCACGGCAATTTCAACAAACTTTCACAATGATTATGCGAATGGGAATTTATGCCCCAATTGTTGGTGTTGGTGCGATTATTAACACTTTAGCTATTTCTGGTTCGATGAGCTGGATTATGGTTGTGACGATTTTTTCTATCATTACTTTGACTACGATTATTGGTATTTTTGCTGTTCCGAAACTAAAGATTTTTCAAACAAAACTCGATAAATTAAATATGCAAACTCGCCAAACAATTACTGGTTTGCGTGTAATTAGAGCCTATAGAAAAGAAAAAGTCGAAGAAGAAAAATTTGATGAAATCAATAATGAAATGCTCAAAATGAATATCTTTTTCGAAAGGATTTTTGGCTTAATTTCGCCGTATATGACGATGGTTTCTGGACTTGGGCTTGTAGCAATTGCTTGGATTGGTTCATATTTTGTAAAATCTGGTGAAATTTCAATTGGCGATGTAACTTCCCTTACCCAATATCTTGCTCAAGTTACTTTTGCTTTCGTGATGCTTTCGATGATTTTTATATCAATTCCACGAATGAATGTTGCGATTAAACGTTTGGGTGAAATTCTTGATGAAGAAATTTCGGTGAAAGATAAAACTAAAACGCAAAAAATGCCAAAAACTTTCGATTTAACTTTCGAAAATGTTAGTTTTGTCTATCCAGATTCTGAAGAAGCCGTTCTTGAAAATATCAATTTTTCAGTAAAGCAAGGTGAAACTATTGCTGTAATTGGTGGAACTGGTTCAGGAAAATCTACTATTGCAAAATTAATTCCACGATTTTATGATGTTTCGAAAGGCGAAATTAAACTAGGCGGAGTGGATATTCGCGACTTAAAGCAAAGCGAACTTCACGATTTGATTGGCTATGTTCCACAAAAAGCAAACCTTTTTTCTGGGAATATCCGTGAAAATATTAATTATAGTTCTTCGAAAAACCTGAGTGACGAAGAAATTATTGAAGCTCTAAAAATTGCTCAAGCTTGGGATTTTGTTCAGAAATTGCCTGAAGATTTAAATGAGAAAGTTTCGCAAGGTGGCAAAAATTTCTCTGGTGGTCAAAAACAACGACTTTCAATTGCTCGGGCAATCGCCTCAAAAGCTCCAATTTTAATTTTCGATGATAGCTTTTCTGCACTTGATTATAAAACCGACGCTAAGCTTCGTGCCGAACTTGCTATAAAAACTAAATCGCAAACCAAGTTTATTGTCGCTCAACGGGTAACTTCGATTATGCAAGCCGATAAAATTATTGTTTTAGACGGTGGAAAGATTGTTGGAATTGGTATTCATGGTGAACTTCTTAAAAATAATGAAATTTACCGCGAAATTGCATCTTCGCAGCTTTCTGATGAAGAAATTGAAACGCAAATTAAGGATTTTGAAAAGCAAAAAACTATTTCGAAAACTCAAAAAAATACTAAAAAAGCAGTTTCGGTTTCGAAAAAGATAGCCAAGAAAAGCTTAAAAAAGGTAATTTCGAAAAAATCTAAGAAAGGAGAAAAATAA
- a CDS encoding DUF1653 domain-containing protein, with protein MEIGERYKHYKGGEYEILSISHHTEQDEELVNYCEIGNSEIWSRPKDMFMDGRFQPIDF; from the coding sequence ATTGAAATTGGTGAAAGGTATAAGCATTATAAAGGTGGGGAATACGAAATTTTAAGTATTTCTCACCACACAGAACAGGATGAAGAACTCGTAAATTATTGCGAAATTGGTAATAGTGAAATCTGGTCGCGGCCAAAAGATATGTTTATGGACGGCAGATTTCAACCGATAGATTTTTAG
- the tig gene encoding trigger factor: protein MKTKLKNISDVKVELTISLGAEELKAAEQVALTKLAKEVKIEGFRKGKAPLEMVAAQVDPILLNQETLENALSKSVAEAFLKEKVQAINRPEVDVKKFIPGTELEFTATTEIMPKVELGDYKKLGVKKEAAKVSKKEVKETIDRILKNFAEKKKVEREAKNGDEVIIDFLGKKDGVAFDGGKAEKFPLELGSKSFIPGFEEGLIGKKAGDELSLDLEFPKDYHAKDLAGAKVVFEVKIHEVRENVEPEINEEFLSKLGDFKTKEEFEKQIEEDLKTQKQAEADEKFKDEIVKKLAEVSKVPVPEILLEDQKRSIEMDMQQNLMYSGLSLEDYLERMGKTHEEWLEKDVKEVAEMRVKSGLALAELSKVEKVKSDTKELDDRIAQLKEQYGNSKEVQKQLSSDDVRRNLANQILTEKTIDLLVKFNS, encoded by the coding sequence ATGAAGACAAAGTTAAAGAATATTTCAGATGTAAAAGTTGAGCTCACAATTTCTCTTGGAGCTGAGGAATTAAAAGCTGCTGAGCAAGTTGCACTAACAAAGCTCGCTAAAGAAGTTAAAATTGAAGGCTTTCGAAAAGGAAAAGCACCACTCGAAATGGTTGCTGCGCAAGTTGACCCAATTTTACTCAATCAGGAAACGCTTGAAAATGCGCTTTCAAAATCTGTTGCTGAAGCATTTCTAAAAGAAAAAGTTCAGGCAATTAATCGACCAGAAGTTGATGTCAAAAAATTTATTCCTGGAACTGAGCTAGAATTTACCGCAACTACCGAAATTATGCCAAAAGTTGAACTTGGCGACTATAAAAAATTAGGAGTAAAAAAAGAGGCTGCAAAAGTTTCAAAAAAAGAAGTTAAAGAAACAATCGATCGAATTTTGAAGAATTTTGCCGAAAAGAAAAAAGTTGAGCGTGAGGCAAAAAATGGCGATGAAGTCATTATTGACTTTTTGGGCAAAAAAGATGGTGTTGCTTTTGATGGTGGAAAAGCTGAAAAATTTCCACTTGAACTTGGTTCAAAATCTTTCATTCCTGGGTTTGAAGAAGGTTTGATTGGCAAAAAAGCTGGCGATGAACTTTCACTTGATCTAGAATTTCCAAAAGACTACCACGCAAAAGACTTGGCTGGTGCAAAAGTTGTTTTTGAAGTAAAAATTCACGAAGTTCGAGAAAATGTTGAGCCAGAAATCAACGAAGAATTCCTTTCGAAATTAGGTGATTTCAAAACTAAAGAAGAATTCGAAAAACAGATTGAAGAAGATTTAAAAACCCAAAAACAAGCCGAAGCAGATGAAAAATTCAAAGATGAAATTGTTAAAAAATTGGCAGAAGTTTCGAAAGTTCCCGTACCAGAGATCTTGCTCGAAGATCAAAAGCGCAGCATCGAAATGGATATGCAACAAAATTTGATGTATTCTGGGCTTTCACTTGAAGACTATCTTGAACGAATGGGCAAAACTCATGAAGAATGGCTTGAAAAAGACGTTAAAGAAGTAGCTGAAATGCGCGTAAAATCTGGATTGGCTTTAGCAGAGCTTTCGAAAGTTGAAAAAGTTAAGTCAGACACTAAAGAGCTTGACGACCGAATTGCGCAACTTAAAGAACAATATGGAAATAGCAAAGAGGTCCAAAAACAGCTTTCATCTGATGATGTTCGCAGAAACTTAGCAAATCAGATTTTGACCGAAAAAACAATTGATTTATTGGTAAAATTTAATTCATAG
- a CDS encoding cysteine desulfurase — MNEEIIYLDHAATTPVSEKVLAAMLPYFSEKFYNPSAPYVQALDVRRDYEDAKHQIAQNIGAKSDEIVITAGATESINLAFSAASKENGDEILVGEFEHHAVLNSAKKYGIQKLVRIKKDSIIDLEDLRAKISPKTKIVSVMLANNETGVIQPISKIAEIVREERMRRLSNGEKTPIYLHSDASQGVGQLDISVARLGVDMLTLNAGKIYGPKQTGLLWANREIEFNAQIVGGGQERNLRSGTENVPSVIGFAKAIQLAEKHRKKENERLRKLKELFKKTLSENFSNEEIIFLGNPKKQLASHISVSFPGIDAERMVFALETQGVLVATGSACAANKGTRSHTLTAMGLSDSEADGSLRISLGKLSNEENIKRAAEIISKTVQAEFKRIQK, encoded by the coding sequence ATGAACGAGGAAATTATTTATCTTGACCATGCCGCCACAACACCGGTGAGTGAAAAAGTTTTGGCTGCGATGTTGCCATATTTTAGTGAAAAATTCTACAATCCAAGTGCGCCTTATGTTCAAGCTTTGGATGTTCGAAGAGACTATGAGGACGCAAAACATCAAATTGCGCAAAATATTGGCGCAAAAAGCGATGAAATTGTGATTACAGCTGGAGCAACTGAAAGCATTAATTTAGCATTTTCAGCAGCTTCGAAAGAAAATGGCGATGAAATCTTGGTTGGTGAATTTGAGCATCACGCGGTTTTGAATTCAGCCAAAAAATACGGTATCCAAAAACTTGTAAGAATTAAAAAAGATAGCATAATAGACCTTGAAGATTTACGTGCAAAAATTTCGCCAAAAACAAAGATTGTTTCAGTAATGCTTGCAAATAATGAAACGGGTGTAATTCAGCCAATTTCGAAAATTGCCGAAATTGTACGAGAAGAACGAATGCGACGGCTTTCAAATGGTGAAAAAACGCCGATTTATCTCCATTCTGATGCTAGTCAAGGTGTTGGTCAACTGGATATTTCAGTTGCAAGACTTGGCGTAGATATGCTAACTTTAAACGCTGGCAAGATTTATGGGCCAAAACAAACTGGTCTTTTGTGGGCTAATCGCGAAATTGAATTTAATGCACAAATTGTGGGCGGCGGACAAGAGCGAAATCTGCGAAGCGGAACTGAAAATGTACCAAGTGTAATTGGTTTTGCGAAAGCTATTCAATTGGCAGAAAAGCATCGCAAAAAAGAAAATGAACGCCTTCGAAAATTAAAGGAATTATTCAAAAAAACTTTAAGCGAAAACTTTTCGAATGAAGAAATAATTTTTCTTGGAAATCCAAAAAAACAGCTTGCAAGCCACATTTCAGTATCTTTTCCCGGAATTGACGCCGAGCGGATGGTTTTTGCACTCGAAACGCAAGGGGTTTTAGTGGCAACAGGTTCAGCTTGTGCAGCAAATAAAGGTACACGTTCGCACACTTTAACCGCAATGGGCTTGAGCGATTCTGAGGCCGATGGAAGCTTGCGAATCTCGCTAGGAAAACTTTCGAATGAAGAAAACATAAAGCGTGCAGCTGAAATAATTTCGAAAACTGTGCAAGCTGAATTTAAGAGGATTCAAAAATAA
- a CDS encoding rRNA methyltransferase: MENKPNFETGEGLTVQNDTRNVIDKYKGISVEEIKKDLETSRHDFHIAVENFQHDFNIGTIARNANAFNAAGIHIVGKKHWNRRGAMKTEAYMNVFHHKTVQDFIDWAKENKSKLIAIDNQKGAKNLNNAQLSKGSIFVFGNESDGLSEEMIKACEEMIAIEQFGSTRSVNVGVASGILMYEFVRRNYLTK, translated from the coding sequence ATGGAAAATAAACCAAATTTCGAAACTGGCGAAGGTTTAACCGTTCAAAACGATACCCGAAATGTGATTGATAAATACAAGGGTATATCAGTTGAAGAAATTAAAAAAGATCTTGAAACTTCACGCCACGATTTTCATATTGCTGTTGAGAACTTTCAGCACGATTTTAATATTGGCACAATCGCTCGAAACGCCAATGCTTTTAATGCTGCAGGAATTCATATTGTTGGCAAAAAACATTGGAATCGGCGCGGTGCAATGAAGACCGAGGCTTATATGAATGTTTTTCATCATAAAACCGTGCAAGATTTCATAGATTGGGCAAAAGAGAACAAATCTAAACTTATTGCAATTGACAACCAGAAAGGTGCAAAAAATCTAAATAATGCACAACTTTCAAAAGGCTCTATTTTCGTTTTCGGAAATGAGAGCGATGGTCTTTCAGAAGAAATGATCAAGGCCTGCGAAGAGATGATCGCAATTGAACAATTCGGCTCAACAAGAAGTGTTAATGTTGGGGTGGCTAGCGGCATTTTGATGTATGAATTTGTGCGGCGAAATTATTTGACAAAATAA
- a CDS encoding DUF1211 domain-containing protein, producing MDRTRSAYRRLGRIHKIYHGGRISKDRLVGLIDGATAIIITLMVLEIQLPKSVRDLAQLESFGFAILIYFASFVIVGIQWNRHHHILDRVEKVTNSFIWKNMIYVFFLSLIPLFMRWVLSSPTEVLPAFCYAMVYLFTDLSMRWITASALGENTGFFHGENRKAQRNYHLIRTGMMVLWIAVIALISIFLPQVEIFFLIILPVVISLFTVFEDEKEELENGK from the coding sequence ATGGATAGAACGAGAAGTGCATACAGACGACTTGGTCGAATACACAAAATTTATCACGGAGGAAGAATTTCGAAAGATCGTCTTGTTGGTTTAATTGATGGCGCCACCGCGATTATTATTACGCTTATGGTACTTGAAATTCAATTGCCAAAATCAGTTAGAGATTTAGCTCAGCTGGAAAGTTTTGGATTTGCAATTTTGATTTACTTTGCGAGTTTTGTGATCGTTGGAATTCAGTGGAATCGTCATCATCATATTTTAGATAGAGTTGAAAAGGTTACGAATAGCTTTATCTGGAAAAATATGATTTATGTTTTCTTTTTATCGCTTATTCCACTATTTATGCGTTGGGTGCTTTCATCGCCAACAGAGGTTTTACCTGCTTTCTGCTATGCAATGGTTTACCTTTTTACAGATTTAAGCATGCGCTGGATTACTGCAAGTGCCTTAGGCGAAAATACAGGGTTCTTTCATGGTGAAAATCGTAAAGCCCAAAGAAATTACCATTTAATTCGCACAGGAATGATGGTTTTATGGATTGCGGTTATTGCGTTGATATCGATTTTTCTGCCGCAGGTTGAAATTTTCTTTTTGATTATTTTGCCAGTGGTAATTTCACTATTTACAGTTTTTGAAGATGAAAAGGAGGAATTAGAAAATGGTAAATAA
- a CDS encoding YdcF family protein, whose amino-acid sequence MVKFIAWILAFVGLVAVFIISATLIISDKNRLAEICPNYKKGECSQKIDAVIAISGGNTALRTREAIEIFKSVEAKKLIFSGANSNPKVLSDARQMANLARKQGVLEEEILLEEKAQNTHQNAQFTAKIIKQNGYKRVTLTTSKYHQTRARLEFEKALEGSGVEVISAPVLNDPDWNGFWWTNSRGWYLSMSELFGIFRFYIGE is encoded by the coding sequence ATGGTAAAATTTATTGCCTGGATTTTAGCCTTTGTGGGTTTAGTTGCGGTTTTTATTATTAGCGCAACTTTAATTATTAGCGATAAAAATCGGCTCGCCGAAATTTGCCCAAACTACAAAAAAGGCGAATGTTCTCAAAAAATTGATGCAGTTATAGCGATTTCTGGCGGAAATACTGCTTTAAGAACTCGCGAGGCAATTGAAATTTTTAAATCGGTTGAAGCTAAAAAGTTGATTTTTTCAGGTGCAAACTCTAATCCTAAAGTTTTAAGCGATGCGCGCCAAATGGCTAATTTAGCCCGAAAACAAGGAGTTTTAGAAGAAGAAATTTTACTCGAAGAAAAGGCTCAAAACACTCACCAAAATGCACAATTTACTGCAAAAATAATTAAGCAAAATGGCTATAAGCGCGTAACTCTAACCACTTCAAAATATCATCAAACTCGAGCAAGACTCGAATTCGAAAAAGCTCTAGAAGGTTCGGGCGTAGAGGTGATTTCGGCACCAGTTTTGAATGATCCAGATTGGAATGGATTTTGGTGGACAAATTCACGCGGTTGGTATCTCTCGATGAGCGAGCTTTTTGGAATTTTTAGATTTTATATAGGAGAATAA
- the rpsL gene encoding 30S ribosomal protein S12 produces MPTINQLVRKPRKTAAKKSKSPALGRIHNALKTKYYAQNAPLKRGVCVKVTTKTPKKPNSALRKVARVRLTNGHEVWAYIGGEGHNLQEHAVVLVRGGRVPDLPGVRYHIVRGALDLQGVADRKQGRSKYGAKKEK; encoded by the coding sequence ATGCCAACTATCAATCAATTAGTGCGAAAACCTCGAAAAACTGCTGCGAAAAAATCAAAATCGCCAGCACTTGGTCGAATTCATAATGCACTAAAAACTAAATATTATGCACAAAATGCACCGCTAAAACGTGGAGTTTGTGTTAAAGTTACAACAAAAACACCTAAAAAGCCTAACTCAGCTCTTAGAAAAGTTGCTCGTGTTCGCTTAACAAATGGCCACGAAGTTTGGGCTTATATTGGTGGTGAAGGCCACAACCTTCAAGAACACGCCGTAGTTTTGGTTCGTGGTGGACGCGTGCCCGACCTTCCAGGTGTGCGATATCATATCGTTCGTGGTGCGCTTGACCTTCAAGGTGTTGCAGATCGTAAACAAGGCCGTTCAAAATACGGTGCGAAGAAGGAGAAATAA
- the rpsG gene encoding 30S ribosomal protein S7: MPRKVTKKLQRELKPDRKYQSILVQRLINKSMLDGKKLTAEKAVYKALETAAKKLDSENPLEVFEKALKNISPAFEVKSRRVGGANYQIPFPVQGHRQLHFAFSWLVQSARARSGMPYSQRLALEIVDAYNETGAAFKKKEDTHKMAEANRAFAHFARG; encoded by the coding sequence ATGCCACGAAAAGTTACTAAAAAACTACAACGAGAATTAAAGCCAGATCGAAAATATCAATCAATTTTGGTTCAACGTTTAATTAACAAATCTATGCTTGACGGCAAGAAACTTACTGCCGAAAAAGCTGTTTACAAAGCTCTTGAAACTGCAGCTAAAAAACTTGATAGTGAAAACCCTCTTGAAGTTTTCGAAAAAGCACTAAAAAATATTTCACCAGCTTTTGAAGTTAAGTCTCGACGCGTTGGTGGTGCAAACTATCAAATTCCATTCCCAGTTCAAGGACACCGACAACTCCACTTTGCGTTTAGTTGGTTGGTTCAATCAGCACGAGCACGAAGCGGAATGCCTTATAGTCAACGCTTGGCACTTGAAATTGTTGATGCTTACAATGAAACTGGTGCAGCTTTCAAAAAGAAAGAAGATACTCATAAAATGGCAGAAGCCAACCGAGCTTTTGCACACTTTGCACGAGGCTAA
- the rsmD gene encoding 16S rRNA (guanine(966)-N(2))-methyltransferase RsmD, whose translation MNIRLISGIFKNHKITAPNSRQTHPMSERARNAIFNTIQAEIPNAEVLDAFAGTGSLGLEAISRGAKKVVFIEKNRLAQKILAENLKIIEKNENAGEAKIIRSSVSGWIGSSQSQFEIGEILEIPTFDIIFADPPYYDPQFPSIERLSKRLRSDGILVLSQPKEIENFKAENLILISEKLYSGAKILFFRAK comes from the coding sequence ATGAACATTCGGTTGATTTCAGGGATTTTTAAAAATCATAAAATCACAGCTCCGAATTCTCGCCAAACTCATCCAATGAGCGAACGAGCAAGAAACGCAATTTTTAATACAATTCAGGCGGAAATTCCAAATGCTGAAGTTCTTGATGCTTTCGCTGGGACTGGATCTTTAGGTCTTGAAGCGATTTCTCGTGGTGCTAAAAAAGTAGTTTTCATTGAAAAAAACAGATTAGCACAAAAAATATTAGCCGAAAACTTAAAAATTATTGAGAAGAATGAAAATGCTGGCGAAGCTAAAATAATTCGAAGCAGTGTTTCGGGCTGGATTGGGTCGAGCCAATCTCAATTTGAAATTGGTGAAATTTTAGAAATTCCAACTTTTGATATAATTTTTGCCGATCCGCCATACTACGACCCTCAATTTCCATCTATCGAAAGGCTTTCGAAAAGGTTAAGATCTGATGGAATATTAGTTCTATCGCAACCCAAAGAAATTGAAAATTTTAAAGCAGAAAATTTAATTTTAATTAGTGAAAAGCTATATTCTGGCGCAAAAATCTTATTTTTTCGTGCAAAATAA
- a CDS encoding FAD-binding oxidoreductase — protein MSKIAKYLNGHIIGEVSARETRLKQFSTDRSFLKIQPELVVYPRFSEDIQKIMRFSWQLAEKGHIFGVTARGYGGSTDGSSIGRGIILDISRHLNKVKELDLRAKTVQVQAGANFQKLNLAIASQAMEIPQSPAGERLTVGGAIAMNLPSEKFNYGDLVNSVSEAEVILSNGDIINIGKISRKELSEKIALSNFEGEIYRKIDTLIEDNYSLIQQIDSDSSFGYSGIVNVKSEDGTFNLIPLFFGSLGTLGIITEAKIQTNYIINETNFMVVSFSNRDDARDFNDEITKFTPDIVELFDGKMFEAAVASGKKYQFYLDRNSQNLATKLVLVVGISDKSAKKITSKIHKIEKIAKKFEGATVWIPEDDERSKAELEAIRDVREILRARSGVIKQEIYPIQGVYVPMERFETFYLGLQKLALQHSIPAPIQGSALTSIFEILAEFDFSKISDRQKSLKFIADLGALLAKVDGEFAYGAGEGRIYGHFVARNISEEIEELYSQIKDIFDPMHILNPSVKGRPNTKELVKSVRNGK, from the coding sequence ATGAGTAAAATTGCGAAATATCTAAATGGACACATTATTGGCGAAGTTTCGGCACGCGAAACTCGATTGAAGCAGTTTTCAACCGACCGAAGTTTTCTTAAAATTCAACCAGAATTAGTGGTTTACCCGCGTTTTAGTGAAGATATTCAAAAAATTATGCGGTTTTCTTGGCAGTTAGCTGAAAAGGGCCATATTTTTGGTGTTACGGCGAGAGGCTACGGCGGAAGTACCGATGGCTCTTCAATTGGAAGAGGAATTATATTAGATATTTCGCGACATCTTAATAAAGTTAAAGAGCTTGATTTACGAGCTAAAACCGTTCAGGTTCAAGCCGGGGCGAATTTTCAAAAATTGAATCTTGCAATTGCATCACAAGCGATGGAAATTCCACAAAGTCCAGCTGGCGAAAGGCTTACAGTTGGTGGGGCGATTGCAATGAATTTGCCAAGCGAAAAATTTAATTATGGTGACTTAGTAAATTCCGTTAGCGAAGCAGAAGTTATCTTAAGTAATGGCGATATTATTAACATTGGAAAAATTTCCCGCAAGGAATTAAGCGAAAAAATCGCACTTTCTAATTTTGAAGGAGAGATTTATCGCAAAATTGATACTTTGATTGAAGATAATTACAGTTTAATTCAGCAAATCGATAGCGATTCTAGCTTCGGCTATTCTGGAATTGTAAATGTAAAAAGTGAAGATGGAACGTTCAATTTGATTCCGTTGTTTTTTGGTTCGCTCGGAACTCTAGGAATTATCACCGAGGCAAAAATTCAAACAAATTACATAATTAATGAGACCAATTTTATGGTTGTAAGTTTTTCAAATCGAGATGATGCGCGTGATTTTAACGATGAAATCACTAAATTCACACCAGATATTGTTGAATTATTTGATGGCAAGATGTTTGAAGCTGCAGTTGCTTCTGGTAAAAAATACCAATTTTATCTTGACAGGAATTCACAAAATTTAGCCACGAAATTAGTTTTAGTTGTTGGAATTTCAGATAAAAGTGCGAAGAAAATTACATCAAAAATACATAAAATTGAAAAAATTGCCAAGAAATTTGAAGGTGCAACCGTTTGGATTCCAGAAGACGATGAACGTTCAAAAGCTGAACTTGAAGCAATTCGTGATGTTCGTGAAATTTTGCGAGCAAGGAGCGGCGTAATCAAGCAAGAAATTTACCCAATTCAAGGTGTTTATGTGCCAATGGAGCGTTTCGAAACTTTCTATCTAGGGCTTCAAAAACTTGCCTTACAACACAGTATTCCCGCACCAATTCAAGGTTCAGCGCTAACCTCTATTTTTGAAATTCTAGCTGAATTCGACTTTTCGAAAATTAGCGACCGTCAAAAATCACTAAAATTCATCGCCGACCTTGGTGCTTTACTTGCAAAAGTTGATGGTGAATTTGCGTATGGTGCGGGTGAAGGGCGAATTTATGGTCATTTTGTTGCAAGAAATATCAGTGAAGAAATTGAAGAATTATATTCACAGATTAAAGATATTTTCGACCCAATGCATATTTTGAACCCTAGTGTAAAAGGTCGCCCAAACACTAAAGAATTAGTGAAATCGGTTCGAAATGGAAAATAA
- the mnmA gene encoding tRNA 2-thiouridine(34) synthase MnmA yields MDNSKIKVYVGMSGGVDSSLTAALLKEQGYNVVGVYMKNWTQDLPGMKCPWAEDLADAKRVAVQLGIDFKVFDFEKHYREKVVQYMLDEYEIGRTPNPDIMCNQEVKFKLFLEAALEDGADLIATGHYAGVRNAFTENSDENFNLSKSGKGELLRAKDENKDQTYFLYRVRGEALGRTLFPLGKFTKPEVREMAKERGLFTAQKKDSQGICFVGKIGIRDFLKQFIPEQKPGKIINKNTGEVLGWHDGAIFYTLGQRHGLNIGGGLPFYVCGKNMETNEVFVTTDINNGELWSNKIEVSALHWISQKVENGAEIQVRIRHRAPLVNAKIFFESDNLAKIELQDEQRAITSGQSVVFYSGEVCLGGGIVI; encoded by the coding sequence ATGGATAATTCAAAAATTAAAGTATATGTTGGAATGAGTGGTGGCGTAGACTCATCTTTAACTGCGGCACTTTTAAAAGAGCAAGGATATAACGTTGTGGGCGTTTATATGAAAAACTGGACGCAAGATTTACCAGGAATGAAATGTCCTTGGGCAGAAGATTTGGCCGACGCAAAAAGAGTTGCGGTTCAGCTGGGCATTGATTTTAAAGTTTTTGATTTCGAAAAACACTACCGCGAAAAAGTTGTGCAATATATGCTTGACGAATACGAAATTGGCCGCACACCAAACCCCGATATAATGTGTAATCAAGAAGTAAAATTTAAGCTTTTCTTAGAGGCTGCACTTGAAGATGGAGCCGATCTAATTGCAACAGGCCATTACGCTGGCGTTCGAAATGCTTTTACTGAAAATTCTGACGAAAATTTCAACCTTTCGAAAAGTGGAAAAGGCGAGCTACTTCGCGCAAAAGATGAAAATAAAGACCAAACTTATTTTTTGTATCGTGTGCGAGGTGAGGCTTTGGGACGAACTTTGTTTCCACTTGGTAAATTTACTAAACCTGAAGTGCGCGAGATGGCGAAAGAGCGCGGGCTTTTTACTGCTCAAAAAAAAGATTCACAAGGAATTTGCTTTGTTGGAAAAATTGGAATTCGTGATTTTCTAAAACAATTTATCCCCGAACAAAAACCAGGAAAAATCATTAACAAAAATACAGGCGAAGTTCTCGGTTGGCACGACGGTGCGATTTTTTACACTTTAGGTCAGCGCCACGGCTTAAATATTGGCGGCGGACTACCATTTTATGTTTGTGGTAAAAATATGGAAACTAACGAAGTTTTCGTAACGACTGATATTAATAACGGCGAACTTTGGTCTAATAAAATCGAAGTTTCAGCACTTCACTGGATCAGCCAAAAAGTTGAAAATGGGGCAGAAATTCAAGTTCGAATCCGCCATCGTGCGCCACTCGTGAATGCAAAAATCTTTTTCGAAAGTGATAATTTGGCAAAAATTGAATTGCAAGATGAACAACGCGCAATTACTAGTGGCCAAAGTGTTGTATTTTATTCTGGTGAAGTTTGTTTGGGTGGCGGAATCGTCATTTAA